TCGCCATGATTCCCAGAGACCAGATATCCACTTTCGGGCCATAAGCCTTCCGGGTCACCACCTCTGGTGCCATCCAGTAGGGCGTTCCCACCATCGTGCTGCGCTTGTTCTGCTCTGGAGTGATCTGGGCACAGAAGCCAAAGTCGGCTGCAGGGGGAGACGGAGGGACAGAGGAGTGGTGGTACGTTAGAATATGAGTTTGCATTCTGCATTAGTGCATACAACACACATACTCCAGTTACATTTCAGAAGTctggtgcttttttttaatgtaattctACCTTATGAAAGATAGGGCAAACTCTAAATGAAGACTTACTGAGCTTGACAGATCCGTCCATACCCAAGAGTATGTTGTCACTCTTTATATCTCTATGGATCACCTGGTTGGAGTGTAGGAAGTCTAGGGCTtggagacactgaggagagagggggaaaaaagcttaaaaacatgcctgataaacacacattcataatAAAAAGGGAAGCCTGTGCTAAACATACATTTGCACAGTCTTTTTCTCTTGGCTGGGCAAAGTGTTAAGGAGACAGACAGTCAAGTCACAGAAGCAGTGGGCGGTGTTGCTGATGTCTAAACTTGGCTTCTTACCTCTCTGCAGACCGCAGCAATCTGGCCCTCGTCCATGCAGGTCTCTGTCACTACATCTGTCAACGAGCCACCGGCCAAGTACTCCATCACCACCCATAGCTCATCTCCTACTAAATAActaaaaaagacacaagacagaAAAGGAAACATGCCAAATTTATTGTGGTTTTATCTTGACACGCACATCGTTTAGGAGTTTTCACTTCGGTGGTTACTTGAGGTCGCTGCAGACACATGCAGAGAATCAGAACAAATCTTTCTTTTGAGAGGAAATGAATGGCGTAGTTATTCTGCTTTTACAACAGTAGGGGGCAGTAATGCACCTCAGGATGAAGGCTGACTACCATTAAAAGgcaaaaggaggaagaagaaggagctgaagaagaagaaaaaggtaTCTGGAATGATTTGCTCGGAGGATCCCTCAATGTCATTACGGTAACAACATGCAGCGACCTTGTCCAAGATCTGAACATAAATCAGTCGCTGTTTGCAAATTAACGTCAGAGACGTTGAGACTGCTGCATGAACTCATTTATGTTAGAAACTTGGACCatcttacaaaaacaaaaaaatgctttacATATGCAACACAGTTATAATAACTGTACTGGACGATGAATTGTCCTTTACCAGTCCTTTAGCAGGCAAACAtgccaaacatttgctgctttcaGCTTCTCAGGCGAGAGGATTTACTGCTTGCCCCTCTGTTTTTTAACAGGAAATGGAATATCTCTAACTCTAACCAATTCGGAGACATCCCCTTGGGCTGTGATTCATCTTGTATATTTACATTCATGTGAGACTGACCTGTCTAGGTAGTTCACTATATTGgagtttttgttttccctcatcACCAGGATCTCATTGATGATCAGCTCTTTCttgggctgctgctgcaggttcaTCTGCTTGATGGCCACCTGAGAACGAAGAGCAGGTCTGATTAGCGAGGACAAAGAAATGATATACAGCATCCGCATGTTGTTTCATCATCATAGGAATCTGACCTACCTCTTGGCCGGTTGCTATGTCGATGGCCGTGTAAACAGTGCCGGACGCTCTGGTGGAACAAAAGATCATCATCACATTAATGTTGTGACATTAAAGACACTTACAGACATTTCATTTGCCTGAACTCTATCAAATTCACAATTCAACAGGTATGTTTCCAATCAAAAACAAAGGGTGATatcatctgatttttttttctgtataatgTAAGGTAGCTCTGAAAATTGAAATGTGTTGAAAGGTTTCGAGAGACTTCATATATACTATACAGTATGATCtagttatatttatatattaaactGCTGAGGACCAATTTTAAGTTGTGTGTATCATTTAAACCACACACACCTAACAAGCAACCTGAACTCTGAAGGATATATTCAGATCAATTGGGagagttagcatgttagcccccactaaaccttttttttccaagcttTATTAAGTTTAAgttattttttggtttgttaTAAACACAACGTATGTACAAATcggtttattttagtttttttttttttacagtatgttAACTGTTTTCACACTAAACGCATTCAAGAGGTGCACTACATCAACAGTAACATGTGGCTTTTTCCTTCTTTACTCCCTCCAAACCTCTTCACCGCTAATATACTTtgcagaaaagaagaaaatatataCCTATGcatatgaataaaatataaatacacttTAACAATTATATAATATAGTGAAATAAGTTCAAAATGTGTTATAAATCATCCTGTCAGTAAGTTCACCAGATCACCATGTtccttaaaatgcataaaaggTCCTCAGATCTGTTCGTACAAATTCAGTTTACCTTTTTGAGTGTTTATGTAATTTTTAACATAGACATTAATTGAGTAATAGTCTTACTATGTTAGAATATACTAGGTCGTTTTGTTGTCTTTCATTAAAGTCCTATCAGCCCTATGTTTTGGTTGAATGccaatataaatacatttgaattaatTCTTTCTCGGAGGAAGAATTATAAACCACATAAACTGCCTCGCTGCAAGAAGTTCAAATCTTGTTTTATTCCCATGCGCAGTGTATAAATGTTCCTTGTAGAGGGTCTGGAACATTATCATTGAATTTGTGTGCATAAACCAGCTGAGATAAAGACGTTTTAGCTTGTATGCGCTAATTTTCCCACAGAAACGAAAGTGCTATTAAATTACCTCAGCAGTGATGAACTCAGACGCCGCAGCCACACGGAATTTATGGTTTTACAATCGTCGGTCAAAGGAATGGAATGCAGCCACTCTGTCCCTATTTGGAAGTGTAACTCGCGACACTGAAAacctttctctcctttttctctcgTGGCCAACTACACCTGTGCACTGTCAGAAGCTATGAATAATGAAGCACAGTTCCTGGTCCTAATAAGTTACAGATAACCCAGCAGAGAGTAAATAGACTGTTATCTGCTGATCAAGATAGGAGCTTCCTGATCAAATATGGAAATAGTGAGCATGAGCGGATAACAACAACCACACAGTTTTTATCTGCTCAGATGTGAAGAGGGGAGAGTGACAGTAACAGCGGCAgcggggagagagggagatggctGAGCTAATCTAGCCCAAGGCCGTTTCAGGATACAGTTCTCATTTCCTCTCTACTTAGTTTTTCTCCCAGCCCTTCAACCTGaccctccctctgcctctgtctcacTGAAGTGGTCACCGCAGCTCCATCTCCCTCCTGGTGAGAGTGACTGCTCTTGAAATTGCTCCATTTCAATAACCGCGATGACTTGTTTCATGGACTTACCCTTGTCCTATTTTCTCGAAGCGCGTGTACTTCTTTTTGGGATCCCCCACGCTCACGATACTCCCTGAGTCGGAGAGAAAGCAGATATATAATGAGTAAGCTTGTGTGGGCGCGAACAGCCATGGCGGCCTtttcgcacaaacacacaaatacacaggaATCGTCGCTGAAATAGAAAAGCCAGAGAGGGTCTGGGCTTTCTATTCCAGACGTAGCGTGCCATGGAGTACTATAGCTCCACTTTTCGATGCACTCTGATAATTTGGACTGGTGTAGTGAAGGCAACAAAGTACGTCTGCATCCAAATTTGATTAGATTAATGCTCCCTGTTCCTCTGCATATTATTTTGTGCACTAGAAGTGATATGCCGAACACAGTCGCTGGAAACCAAATATTCCAGTCCTGTCCTCTGAATCACCACCACACAGGGAATTATTCGACATGTCCTCAGTATTGTTTCTGGGAGTGTGTGGATTCTGATGTCAGGAGGACTTTACATTCAACAATTCTGGATGATTATGATGTTCTTTAAAGACTCCAAAGCTATAAATGTAAATCACAGTTATAAGAAGTCATGAATATCCAGAATGCTTTATAATATGATCATAACTAAGTATTACAGTGATGTCtataatgcattataaacaTTAGTGCAACGGAttactctgactttacaacaaACGTGTTTTGGCCTGCTCTTGCATTGACTCTATCCAATCTAATCACTTATAGTCATTTATAACCAGCCTTATGTTTATTAAGTATTATATCTACCTATACCCTCAGGACATTCCTTACTTTATTTAAGGCCCCCAGTGGCCACACTTAAAGTAACTTTTAATCACATTATGATGCATTGTGATAGTGATTATGATGTGTAACAActataaaaacttgaataacAATGATCTTTGCAAAAATAGTCATTATTAAATACTTTATAATTTGATATAACTATTGTTATAATGCATTCTGGATATATACAATTGCTTATAACAATGATTATACAACAGTTCAGGTCATCATTTACTAAGATTTATTTTCAGCTAGTTAAAAATTGCTGTAGGACCCTCAGTCTTTATGAAACTCTGCCCCTATACATGTAAAAAATTATGCACAGACACATACTGAGTCTCTCCAGAATCTCCTCATCCGTCATTTTGGACTTCTTCCTCTGGCGGTCAGTGTGCCGGTACATTGTGTTGGACGTGTTCTCCGGCTGGACCTGCGATTCTGGAGGAGTCAGCACTTCTTTCACAGGGGTGGGAGGCTTTGGTGGGTCCATGACGGAGCGCGTGTAGATCTGCGGGGAGGAAGAAGAGTCAAAGACATGCGGAGAGGACTACAATCGCAACAGAACCATTTCACCAGTCGCGCCGCGTGAACTCACAGATTTGGTGTGCTCTGGCCGAGGCGCGATGACTGGCGGCAGTTCGTCgtcatcgtcctcctcctcctcctcctcctcctcttcttcctcttcctcgtcctcctcttctgaCACAGGTGGAGCGATCGGGGGCTCTGACGATGATGTTTTGGCAGCCTGCGGGGTAAAAGTGTAAGTGAGCGCGGATGCACGAGCCATGTAGCAGCACGGAATGGATGCGTGTTCAGATCCTCAAATCTTTCCCCAATTAAACAAAAat
This genomic window from Sparus aurata chromosome 13, fSpaAur1.1, whole genome shotgun sequence contains:
- the LOC115593994 gene encoding LOW QUALITY PROTEIN: serine/threonine-protein kinase PAK 3-like (The sequence of the model RefSeq protein was modified relative to this genomic sequence to represent the inferred CDS: deleted 1 base in 1 codon) translates to MSDSVDIEEKPPAPPLRMNSSSRDSSLLNHASKPLPMAPEEKNKKVRLRSIFPGGDKTNKKKEKERPEISLPSDFEHTIHVGFDAVTGEFTGIPEQWARLLQTSNITKLEQKKNPQAVLDVLKFYDSKETVNNQKYMSFTSGDKSAHGYIAANTLNRLLSSGPPVSLRTCSALFDKAAKTSSSEPPIAPPVSEEEDEEEEEEEEEEEEEDDDDELPPVIAPRPEHTKSIYTRSVMDPPKPPTPVKEVLTPPESQVQPENTSNTMYRHTDRQRKKSKMTDEEILERLRSIVSVGDPKKKYTRFEKIGQGASGTVYTAIDIATGQEVAIKQMNLQQQPKKELIINEILVMRENKNSNIVNYLDSYLVGDELWVVMEYLAGGSLTDVVTETCMDEGQIAAVCRECLQALDFLHSNQVIHRDIKSDNILLGMDGSVKLTDFGFCAQITPEQNKRSTMVGTPYWMAPEVVTRKAYGPKVDIWSLGIMAIEMVEGEPPYLNENPLRALYLIATNGTPELQNPERLSSVFRDFLNRCLEMDVDRRGSAKELLQHSFLKLAKPLSSLTPLIVAAKEAIKNSSR